Proteins from a genomic interval of Capsicum annuum cultivar UCD-10X-F1 chromosome 4, UCD10Xv1.1, whole genome shotgun sequence:
- the LOC107855193 gene encoding F-box protein At5g39450, with the protein MCGIGTTITMLPDVCGCSLMLTLPDDVFALVSRSLTPRDLCNLGLCCRNLHDLASSEKVWLPQCERLGVVPYRDVIEWRKGVSSYKALCHFLVSIKPLLGIWVHQNPELGNVVYVMPGFISAVGCRIIPQELGPLGLEEGPILWSPVFEVVSDFEGSAAFFLHGRENGTDYVYPGSLKKVERTCNVLLLEVEPQQRGSGVKLLHSKSFIHPSENEASRKICRSNSGVSLSERVMGQHATTVPFGRLAFVDRRKLLDTVTNQVRQTLPDAKDAILFPRLRRKEADLREDMELLYERRFLFMKICDDGGGFTVWKAGSEFPLHPSHIGLSEFRQNLDLISGCHASQTAADHESRSRKTLAEYVRHSLKYILRKSNSINSKRDLLRKSSSGNGSKHAQLHEFLKPGDTIGLTLHASTMKLSSYRAWPNMHDSKFALYKLPMRPPEVGQEYAGVWGGTFGWPPGRPSDDDKPGKALFLLLLSYEESQGQKLLIATKILEGTHYVLHPNGSAMFIVNIEEPSNDPFPWSTDEHDSNTLDDVQHAFTGEGIANGYGFRYPGSKPGSLYVINDNLLAFMWKESQAVLALQRLDLQEVLSKGERIPPLPPVSNFAYLTRSYSNVFANGLTSPRQNHQG; encoded by the coding sequence ATGTGCGGGATTGGTACTACTATTACTATGTTGCCTGACGTTTGTGGATGTAGCTTGATGTTAACACTGCCTGATGATGTGTTTGCGTTAGTAAGTAGATCACTTACACCAAGGGATCTGTGTAATCTTGGTTTATGCTGTAGAAACTTGCATGATTTAGCTTCCTCTGAAAAGGTTTGGCTCCCACAATGTGAGAGGCTCGGGGTGGTTCCTTATAGGGACGTTATTGAATGGCGAAAGGGGGTCTCTTCCTACAAGGCGCTTTGTCACTTCCTTGTAAGCATTAAACCTTTGCTTGGTATTTGGGTTCATCAAAATCCTGAACTCGGGAATGTTGTATATGTTATGCCTGGTTTTATCTCTGCTGTTGGTTGTCGGATCATTCCCCAAGAACTTGGTCCGTTAGGCCTTGAAGAAGGGCCAATTTTGTGGTCGCCTGTATTTGAAGTTGTTTCTGATTTTGAGGGGTCTGCTGCATTTTTCCTGCATGGTAGGGAGAATGGAACGGACTATGTTTATCCTGGTTCGCTCAAGAAGGTCGAGAGGACTTGCAATGTGCTTCTGTTAGAGGTTGAGCCTCAGCAGCGCGGAAGTGGGGTTAAGTTGCTCCACAGCAAGAGCTTTATTCATCCTTCAGAGAATGAGGCATCACGGAAGATATGCAGGTCCAATAGTGGGGTTTCGTTGTCAGAAAGGGTAATGGGACAGCATGCAACCACAGTGCCGTTCGGTCGGCTTGCATTTGTTGATAGGAGAAAGTTGCTTGATACAGTTACTAACCAAGTTCGTCAAACACTGCCAGATGCTAAAGATGCCATATTATTTCCTCGTTTGAGAAGAAAGGAGGCTGATTTACGAGAGGATATGGAACTTTTGTACGAAAGGAGATTTCTCTTTATGAAAATATGcgatgatggtggtggttttaCTGTATGGAAGGCTGGTTCCGAGTTTCCTTTGCATCCTTCTCATATTGGATTGAGTGAGTTCAGACAGAATCTTGATCTGATAAGTGGCTGTCATGCATCACAAACTGCTGCTGATCATGAGAGTCGGAGTCGGAAGACACTTGCTGAATATGTTAGACACAGTCTAAAATATATACTCAGGAAGTCAAACTCTATCAACAGCAAGCGTGATCTTCTTAGGAAGAGTTCATCTGGCAATGGAAGTAAGCATGCCCAGCTTCACGAGTTCCTGAAACCAGGTGATACAATAGGGCTGACATTACATGCTTCAACTATGAAGTTATCCTCTTATCGTGCTTGGCCAAATATGCACGACAGTAAATTTGCTCTGTACAAGTTGCCTATGCGGCCACCGGAAGTGGGCCAAGAATATGCTGGTGTATGGGGAGGGACTTTTGGTTGGCCCCCGGGGAGGCCTTCTGATGATGATAAACCTGGAAAAGCACTGTTTCTTCTTTTGCTGTCTTATGAGGAGTCCCAAGGGCAGAAGCTACTTATCGCTACCAAAATATTAGAAGGTACACATTATGTTTTGCATCCTAATGGCTCAGCTATGTTTATAGTGAACATTGAAGAGCCTTCGAACGATCCATTCCCTTGGTCCACCGATGAACATGATTCCAACACTCTAGATGATGTCCAGCATGCTTTTACGGGTGAAGGTATTGCTAACGGGTATGGTTTCCGATATCCTGGTTCAAAACCTGGTTCGCTCTATGTGATCAACGATAACCTGCTTGCTTTTATGTGGAAGGAGTCCCAGGCTGTATTGGCCTTGCAGAGGCTCGATTTGCAAGAGGTTTTGAGCAAGGGAGAAAGGATTCCTCCTCTACCTCCAGTTTCAAATTTTGCATACCTTACCAGGTCCTATTCAAATGTGTTTGCCAATGGCCTGACTTCACCAAGGCAGAATCATCAGGGCTGA